In Bradyrhizobium sp. CCBAU 051011, the following are encoded in one genomic region:
- a CDS encoding Lon protease family protein, translating into MANDPAPSAALRAPEPISGPAISLSADAKPAPLPAAVLYRYADASALNFQTTTDLQPLDGLVGQQRALGALQLGTKLNKPGFNLFVTGSAGSRMQKTVESLLKSSRWDRPRPDDWVYVNNFEDSRKPVAIRLPPGRATELRSTMEEVIEDLKVALPALFESDDYQARRTAIEQKFQSKQSDAFSSLSEKAASASMTIVRTPMGFVIAPVRDGKLVEPDEFNAWPEADQKAAQDTIAALQNELEQIVRHVPGWEKEHREEIQSLDRQTALVTIDQSINEAKDRFSTIAEVLKYFESVRADLIENTAIFLAKPQGELGAFFGAALGKTTDRYHVNVLVSQDPNGSIPIIEELHPTLGNLIGSIEYVSQHGFLVTDFRLIKAGALHRANGGFLLLDARHLLSEPFSWQALKRLLRQQEIRIEDVTRFVGLTNSVSLEPDPIPLDLKVILFGDRLLYYLLSTYDPEVGEFFKVLADFEDDIDRTPSSEAMHAQLIASLLAQEHLQPMDRDGVALVLEHSSRLADDSEKLTLLTDRLKDILAEADFWAGEAKHDITQRHDVQRALDEGTTRMSRIRDRAKDAVLRDISLVDTKVGQINGLSVFELGGFRFGRPTRITCRVRPGSGKLVDIEREVELGGPIHSKGVLILTGFLAGRYALDTPMSLFASLVFEQSYGGVEGDSASSAELYALMSALADIPLQQDLAVTGSVNQNGEVQAIGGVNEKIEGFFDICTARGLTGKQGVLIPKSNVQHLMLRRDVISACTVGTFSIYPIGTIDEGITLLTGRAAGSRSPEGAYAVDSINGLIESRLRSFARTQELARKALSNGQTET; encoded by the coding sequence ATGGCCAACGATCCAGCGCCGTCTGCCGCACTGCGCGCGCCCGAGCCGATCTCGGGCCCGGCTATAAGCTTGAGCGCCGATGCCAAGCCTGCGCCGCTGCCTGCCGCCGTGCTCTATCGCTACGCGGATGCCTCGGCTCTCAATTTTCAGACCACCACCGATCTTCAGCCGCTGGATGGGCTGGTCGGTCAGCAGCGTGCCTTGGGCGCACTTCAGTTGGGTACCAAGCTCAACAAGCCGGGGTTCAATCTATTCGTGACCGGCTCTGCCGGCAGTCGCATGCAGAAGACCGTTGAGAGCCTCCTGAAGAGCTCCCGGTGGGATCGGCCCCGGCCTGACGATTGGGTATATGTCAACAACTTCGAAGACAGCCGCAAGCCGGTTGCCATTCGCCTTCCGCCCGGCCGCGCGACTGAGCTGCGCAGCACCATGGAGGAAGTAATCGAAGATCTGAAAGTCGCCCTGCCGGCACTCTTCGAAAGCGACGATTATCAGGCGCGGCGCACAGCAATTGAGCAGAAGTTTCAGTCAAAGCAGAGCGACGCCTTCAGCAGCCTCAGCGAAAAGGCCGCATCGGCAAGCATGACCATTGTCCGCACGCCAATGGGCTTCGTGATTGCGCCGGTTCGAGACGGCAAGCTCGTTGAGCCCGATGAGTTCAACGCCTGGCCGGAGGCAGATCAAAAGGCGGCCCAGGATACGATTGCGGCTCTCCAGAACGAACTCGAGCAGATCGTCCGCCATGTTCCGGGCTGGGAGAAAGAACACCGCGAGGAAATCCAGTCGCTCGACCGGCAAACGGCGCTGGTCACCATCGATCAAAGCATAAATGAAGCCAAGGACCGATTTTCAACCATTGCCGAGGTACTGAAGTATTTCGAAAGTGTCCGTGCCGACCTGATCGAAAATACGGCTATCTTCCTAGCCAAGCCACAGGGTGAGCTAGGCGCATTCTTCGGTGCGGCTCTTGGCAAAACTACCGATCGCTATCACGTCAATGTTCTCGTCAGCCAGGATCCGAATGGCTCGATCCCGATCATTGAAGAGCTGCATCCGACCCTCGGGAACCTGATTGGATCGATCGAATACGTTTCCCAACATGGCTTCCTGGTTACAGACTTTCGCCTGATCAAGGCGGGAGCGCTGCACCGCGCCAACGGCGGCTTCCTCCTGCTCGATGCAAGGCATCTCTTGAGCGAACCCTTCAGCTGGCAAGCATTGAAGCGCTTGCTTCGACAGCAGGAGATCAGGATCGAAGACGTCACGCGCTTTGTCGGTTTGACCAACTCGGTCTCGCTGGAGCCCGACCCAATTCCACTTGACCTCAAGGTAATTCTATTCGGTGATCGCCTGCTTTACTATCTGCTTTCCACTTACGATCCGGAAGTCGGTGAGTTCTTCAAGGTTCTTGCTGATTTTGAAGATGACATCGACAGAACTCCAAGCAGCGAAGCGATGCATGCACAGCTCATCGCTTCCCTGCTCGCGCAGGAACACCTCCAGCCCATGGATCGGGATGGCGTCGCGCTGGTCCTCGAACATTCGTCTCGTCTTGCAGACGATTCGGAAAAGCTGACCCTTCTTACGGATCGCCTTAAAGATATCCTGGCCGAAGCTGATTTTTGGGCGGGCGAGGCCAAACACGATATTACTCAGCGGCACGATGTTCAGCGCGCGCTTGATGAGGGCACGACAAGGATGTCCCGCATCCGGGATCGCGCCAAGGACGCCGTCCTCCGCGACATCTCCCTGGTCGACACCAAGGTTGGCCAGATCAACGGGCTCAGCGTCTTCGAACTCGGCGGCTTCCGGTTCGGAAGACCGACCCGCATCACATGCCGTGTGCGCCCGGGCAGCGGCAAGCTTGTCGATATCGAGCGGGAGGTAGAACTCGGCGGACCAATTCATTCCAAGGGAGTGTTGATCCTTACCGGCTTTCTCGCGGGTAGATACGCGCTCGACACGCCAATGTCGCTATTTGCAAGTCTCGTCTTCGAGCAATCCTATGGCGGCGTCGAGGGCGACAGCGCATCGTCTGCGGAGCTCTATGCGCTCATGTCGGCGCTTGCGGATATTCCGCTGCAGCAGGATTTGGCCGTGACGGGATCGGTCAATCAGAACGGCGAGGTTCAGGCGATCGGAGGCGTCAACGAGAAGATCGAGGGCTTTTTCGATATTTGCACAGCGCGTGGCCTGACCGGCAAGCAGGGAGTGTTGATCCCCAAATCCAACGTCCAGCATTTGATGTTGCGGCGGGACGTCATATCGGCATGCACCGTGGGAACATTTTCCATTTATCCGATCGGAACGATCGATGAAGGAATCACACTTCTTACCGGGAGGGCCGCCGGTTCTCGTAGCCCAGAAGGCGCTTATGCCGTCGACAGCATTAATGGGCTGATTGAATCGCGACTACGGTCTTTTGCACGGACGCAAGAGCTGGCGCGAAAGGCGCTGTCGAATGGGCAGACGGAAACCTGA
- a CDS encoding DUF2267 domain-containing protein translates to MQVVEGWIAALLYRLEWHDRRRTWLALVAVLHAIRDCLGRDEAVYLGTELPTLLRGFYYEGWHPRARRLTSREAFLERIRDGLKHDLAVDAEVVARAVMLELAKRLPATELEDAKAATPPDIHGLWPS, encoded by the coding sequence GTGCAGGTGGTCGAAGGTTGGATCGCCGCGCTCTTGTACCGTCTCGAGTGGCATGATCGCCGGCGGACGTGGTTAGCGCTGGTGGCGGTTCTTCATGCAATACGGGATTGCCTCGGCCGCGACGAAGCGGTTTACCTCGGAACAGAACTGCCGACGTTGTTGCGCGGATTCTATTATGAGGGCTGGCACCCGCGCGCCCGCAGGCTGACCAGCCGGGAAGCCTTCCTTGAACGCATCCGTGATGGGTTGAAGCATGATTTGGCGGTCGATGCCGAGGTGGTTGCCCGCGCGGTCATGCTGGAGCTTGCCAAGCGCTTACCGGCCACAGAACTGGAAGATGCCAAGGCAGCGACGCCGCCCGACATTCACGGTTTGTGGCCATCCTAG
- a CDS encoding Lon-like protease helical domain-containing protein — MGAPQLGASLNKPGFNLFVTGFAGSRMQKTVESLLKSFRWDRPRPDDWVYANNFEDSRKPVAMRLPPGRATELRSTIEEAIDDLKVALPALFESEDYQARRTATEKKFQSKQSDAKRPHRQA, encoded by the coding sequence TTGGGCGCGCCTCAGTTGGGTGCCAGCCTGAACAAGCCGGGGTTCAATCTGTTCGTGACCGGTTTTGCCGGCAGTCGTATGCAGAAGACCGTCGAGAGCCTCCTGAAGAGCTTCCGGTGGGATCGGCCCCGGCCTGACGATTGGGTGTATGCCAACAACTTCGAAGACAGTCGCAAGCCGGTTGCCATGCGCCTTCCGCCAGGCCGCGCGACTGAGCTACGCAGTACCATAGAGGAAGCAATCGACGATCTGAAAGTCGCCCTGCCGGCACTCTTCGAAAGCGAAGATTATCAGGCGCGGCGCACGGCAACTGAGAAGAAGTTTCAGTCAAAGCAGAGCGACGCCAAAAGGCCGCATCGGCAAGCATGA
- a CDS encoding CBS domain-containing protein, which produces MKVKDAMRRGTNCVDPDTPVVTIAKCMRDADVGAILVSANGRLVGIVTDRDIACRAVALDGKIDKLTAKDIMTKDVICCSPDDDLTMAIKAMEYKKVRRMPVTDVHKAMVGMLSLGDISHKMSIEQSGEVLRAVSAHHR; this is translated from the coding sequence ATGAAGGTCAAGGACGCCATGCGCAGGGGAACGAACTGCGTCGATCCCGACACTCCGGTGGTCACGATCGCCAAATGCATGCGAGACGCTGATGTCGGCGCCATACTGGTAAGCGCGAACGGCCGGCTTGTCGGTATCGTCACCGATCGCGATATCGCGTGCCGCGCTGTCGCGCTCGACGGCAAGATCGACAAACTCACCGCTAAGGACATCATGACGAAGGACGTGATCTGCTGCTCGCCGGATGATGATCTCACCATGGCAATCAAGGCGATGGAATATAAGAAAGTACGTCGGATGCCGGTGACCGATGTCCACAAGGCCATGGTTGGCATGTTGAGCCTTGGCGACATCTCGCACAAGATGAGCATAGAGCAATCCGGCGAAGTCCTGCGTGCGGTTTCGGCTCACCACCGGTGA
- a CDS encoding ChaB family protein: MPYRHNQDLPLTVRNHLPPHAQDIYREAFNHAFASHRGDPRQEEIAHRTAWFAVKRSYVKRGDKWVPLLAAS; the protein is encoded by the coding sequence ATGCCGTACCGCCATAACCAAGATCTTCCTCTGACGGTGCGCAACCATCTGCCGCCGCACGCCCAGGACATTTATCGGGAGGCGTTCAACCACGCCTTTGCCTCGCATCGAGGCGATCCGCGTCAGGAGGAAATCGCTCATCGAACCGCGTGGTTCGCTGTGAAGCGGTCCTATGTCAAACGAGGCGACAAGTGGGTGCCGCTGCTCGCAGCATCGTAG
- a CDS encoding DUF3775 domain-containing protein, whose product MTDTDTSSNASDDAMLSVLEDDRDGPVQNELKSIIRGLNEDEQIDLVALAWLGRGDGDLADWDDLRAEAARAHNKRTAEYLLGMPTLGDDLEEALAQFGHSAEEFEQPLRRGPPCRTAITKIFL is encoded by the coding sequence GTGACCGATACCGATACCAGCTCGAACGCCAGCGATGATGCTATGCTTTCTGTACTAGAAGATGATCGCGATGGTCCCGTGCAAAACGAATTGAAGTCGATCATTCGCGGACTTAATGAGGACGAACAGATCGACTTAGTTGCCTTGGCCTGGCTTGGGCGCGGCGACGGCGACCTTGCTGACTGGGATGACCTCCGCGCAGAAGCCGCGCGCGCCCACAACAAGCGGACGGCTGAATACCTTCTCGGGATGCCTACTCTAGGCGATGATCTCGAAGAGGCGCTCGCGCAATTTGGCCATTCCGCGGAAGAATTTGAGCAGCCGCTCAGACGAGGCCCGCCATGCCGTACCGCCATAACCAAGATCTTCCTCTGA
- a CDS encoding CBS domain-containing protein, translating into MKARDVMVSPVITVSENSTIHDLAKLLLANRISAVPVVDSGGKVVGIVSEADLMHRSETGTERPFSWWLALISGERALAAEYIQSHALKVKDVMATDVQKAHPDTPLVEIADMFEKKHIKRVPIVNDAGELVGIVSRANIVQAVASARPKLEISLPDTMIREKLITELKKQSWSHVHKLNATVTNGIVDLWGFAESEKERQAIRVAAESIPGVVAVNDHLMRETAFIY; encoded by the coding sequence ATGAAAGCCCGAGATGTCATGGTTTCACCGGTTATTACCGTCAGCGAAAACAGCACCATTCACGATCTCGCCAAGCTCCTGCTCGCCAACCGCATCAGCGCCGTCCCGGTGGTCGATTCAGGCGGTAAAGTGGTTGGAATTGTCAGTGAAGCTGACCTGATGCATCGTTCGGAGACCGGCACCGAGCGTCCTTTCTCCTGGTGGTTGGCACTCATTTCAGGCGAACGAGCCCTCGCAGCCGAATACATCCAAAGCCACGCGCTAAAGGTGAAGGACGTGATGGCCACAGATGTCCAAAAGGCGCACCCCGATACGCCTCTGGTTGAAATCGCCGACATGTTCGAGAAGAAGCACATCAAGCGAGTCCCGATCGTGAATGATGCCGGCGAGCTGGTCGGCATTGTCAGCCGAGCGAACATCGTACAAGCCGTCGCGAGCGCGCGCCCCAAGCTTGAGATCAGCCTCCCCGACACGATGATCCGCGAAAAGCTGATCACGGAACTCAAGAAGCAATCCTGGTCGCACGTTCATAAGCTAAATGCGACTGTCACAAACGGCATTGTCGATCTCTGGGGCTTTGCCGAATCCGAAAAGGAGCGGCAGGCAATTAGGGTTGCGGCCGAATCCATCCCCGGCGTCGTAGCAGTCAACGATCACCTCATGCGAGAGACCGCGTTCATCTACTGA
- a CDS encoding MFS transporter: protein MFAERPDAPDRDEPKPRRLPRHILVLGIISLLTAMSSAMVYGLLPVFLVRVLGATVASVGIIEGIAEAMTSLAKIVSGFVSDRMGRRKPLVLLGYAVSAINKVMFPLAGDVFTVLVARVVDRGGKGMRDAPRDAFLTDVTPVRVRGSGFGLRLAFYTTGFVIGPLAAITLMRLSADDFQLVFWIAVIPAFMAVLVVLFGLKEPVRNFSAGSFRMPRKADFAGLTAPFWWAVAIASLLSLARFSHAFLVLKAHHVGIDAAFVPIMLVIMHLVYAATAYPFGILADHIDRRLQLGLGAGILVGADIVLAVAQVGWISAAGAGLWGLQMAVTQGLLLASVGDAAPRELRGTAFGIYDLAVGVATFVASSAAGALWMAGGPELAFGFSGLIAVAVIVLLLFQPAPRLVSRPS from the coding sequence ATGTTCGCCGAGCGCCCCGACGCTCCAGATCGCGACGAGCCGAAACCACGGCGGCTGCCCCGCCATATTTTGGTGCTCGGGATTATCAGTCTGCTTACGGCCATGTCTTCCGCGATGGTCTATGGACTTTTGCCGGTGTTCCTGGTGCGGGTGCTGGGTGCCACCGTGGCCTCGGTCGGCATTATCGAAGGCATTGCGGAAGCGATGACCTCGCTTGCGAAGATCGTTTCAGGGTTTGTCAGCGATCGGATGGGCCGGCGGAAGCCGCTGGTTCTGCTGGGCTACGCCGTGTCGGCTATCAACAAGGTGATGTTTCCGCTTGCCGGCGACGTGTTCACGGTCCTGGTGGCCCGCGTCGTCGATCGCGGCGGCAAAGGCATGCGCGACGCTCCGCGCGACGCGTTCCTGACTGATGTGACGCCGGTGAGGGTCCGAGGGTCAGGATTTGGCTTGCGGCTCGCGTTCTACACGACTGGTTTTGTCATCGGTCCGCTCGCCGCGATCACCCTGATGAGATTGAGCGCCGATGATTTCCAATTGGTGTTTTGGATCGCCGTGATCCCCGCCTTCATGGCCGTCCTCGTGGTGCTTTTTGGCCTGAAGGAACCGGTGCGCAACTTCTCTGCAGGGTCCTTTCGAATGCCGCGAAAGGCCGATTTTGCCGGCCTTACAGCCCCGTTCTGGTGGGCCGTTGCCATCGCGAGCCTGTTGTCGCTGGCGCGTTTCAGCCATGCGTTTCTGGTGCTGAAGGCTCACCATGTCGGCATCGACGCGGCATTTGTACCGATCATGCTCGTTATCATGCATTTGGTGTACGCGGCGACAGCTTACCCGTTCGGCATTCTTGCAGACCACATCGATCGTCGGCTGCAACTGGGTCTTGGCGCTGGCATCCTCGTCGGTGCCGACATCGTGTTGGCGGTTGCGCAAGTCGGCTGGATTAGCGCTGCCGGAGCCGGACTGTGGGGGCTGCAGATGGCGGTGACGCAGGGGCTGCTATTGGCATCCGTTGGTGACGCGGCGCCAAGGGAGCTGCGCGGGACGGCGTTTGGGATCTATGATCTGGCGGTTGGCGTCGCGACCTTCGTCGCAAGCTCGGCCGCCGGGGCGCTATGGATGGCTGGCGGCCCGGAATTGGCATTTGGCTTCAGTGGTCTGATCGCGGTCGCGGTTATTGTGCTGCTATTGTTTCAGCCCGCGCCGAGGCTGGTCAGCCGGCCCTCATGA
- the fixJ gene encoding response regulator FixJ, whose translation MARKGKVYVIDDDEAMRDSLQFLLDSADFEVSLFDSAQTFLDRLSTIEFGCVVSDIRMPGVDGIELLRRIKASRATLPVIIMTGHGDIPLAVEAMKLGAVDFLEKPFEDERLVAWIDAALRQAEAGAHDEAMTQNVAARIASLSPRERQVMEGLVAGLSNKMIARDYNISPRTIEVYRANVMTKMQASSLSELVRLAIRAGALKD comes from the coding sequence ATGGCACGTAAGGGAAAAGTCTACGTCATCGATGACGATGAGGCGATGAGAGATTCACTGCAATTCCTGCTCGATTCCGCAGACTTCGAGGTCAGCTTGTTCGACTCAGCGCAAACTTTTCTGGATCGGCTTTCCACGATCGAGTTCGGCTGCGTGGTTTCTGACATCCGCATGCCCGGCGTCGACGGCATCGAGCTGTTGAGACGCATCAAAGCGAGCCGTGCCACCCTGCCGGTCATTATCATGACCGGCCACGGCGACATTCCCCTTGCCGTGGAGGCCATGAAGCTCGGCGCCGTCGATTTCCTCGAAAAGCCATTCGAGGACGAGCGCCTGGTTGCCTGGATCGACGCCGCACTGCGGCAAGCCGAGGCCGGCGCCCACGATGAGGCGATGACGCAGAACGTCGCAGCAAGGATCGCTTCCCTCAGTCCACGCGAGCGGCAGGTGATGGAGGGGCTGGTGGCTGGACTCTCCAACAAGATGATCGCGCGCGACTACAATATCAGCCCACGCACCATCGAGGTTTACCGGGCCAATGTGATGACCAAGATGCAGGCTTCGAGTCTTTCGGAATTGGTCCGCCTGGCCATACGGGCCGGAGCGCTTAAGGATTGA
- the fixL gene encoding sensor protein FixL translates to MSGRVSSPLDSRTHDQRFRLGAEAAGVAGWDLDFSNRELVWSQTARRLFGVPADVPVTYDLFLSLLEPDDRARTKQAIARVIESGASFDLSWRLQRQDGRSHWIRARGSLTKDKDGAASHLSGVVLDIDEEKRLEEDLRTRERHLQSILETIPDAMIVIDGRGIMQFFSSAAERQFGYLKHEGIGQNVSMLMPEPDRSRHDGYMARYAATGEPHIIGIGRIVTGQRKDGTTFPMHLSIGEMQSGGMPYFTGFVRDLTEHQQTQARLQELQSELVHISRLSAMGEMSSALAHELNQPLAAISNYMKGSRRLLAASDDPNRAKIENAMDHASEQAIRAGQIIRRLRDFVARGESEKRVVSLSKMIEEAGALGLAGAREQDVRTRFSLDPHHDLLLVDRVQIQQVLVNLFRNALEAMAQSARRELIASNRPVDDEMVEVSVFDTGHGFPDDVEKNLFQTFFTTKETGMGVGLSISRSIIEAHGGRMWAESNHAGGATFRFTGPAARSESLTDGT, encoded by the coding sequence TTGAGTGGCCGAGTTTCATCACCACTAGATTCCCGCACCCATGATCAGCGCTTTCGGCTGGGGGCGGAGGCCGCCGGCGTCGCTGGCTGGGATCTCGATTTCTCGAACCGGGAATTGGTCTGGTCGCAGACCGCGCGAAGGTTATTCGGGGTTCCCGCTGATGTCCCGGTCACGTACGACCTGTTCCTTTCGCTGCTTGAGCCTGACGACCGCGCGCGCACCAAACAGGCGATTGCGCGAGTGATCGAGAGCGGCGCGTCGTTCGACCTTTCCTGGCGCCTACAGCGGCAAGACGGCCGCAGCCATTGGATCCGCGCCCGCGGTAGCCTTACTAAAGACAAGGATGGCGCGGCGTCCCATCTCTCCGGCGTCGTGCTCGATATCGACGAGGAGAAGCGGCTAGAGGAGGATTTGCGTACGCGCGAACGGCACTTGCAGTCGATCCTGGAGACGATCCCGGACGCAATGATCGTCATCGACGGCCGCGGTATCATGCAGTTCTTCTCGAGCGCGGCGGAACGGCAGTTCGGCTATCTCAAGCATGAGGGCATCGGTCAGAACGTCAGCATGCTGATGCCGGAGCCCGACCGTTCGAGGCACGACGGCTACATGGCTCGCTATGCCGCCACCGGCGAGCCGCACATCATCGGCATCGGCCGCATCGTCACCGGCCAGCGCAAGGACGGCACTACCTTCCCGATGCATCTGTCGATCGGCGAGATGCAATCCGGAGGGATGCCCTATTTCACCGGCTTCGTCCGCGACCTCACCGAGCATCAACAGACCCAGGCGCGATTGCAGGAATTGCAATCGGAGCTCGTTCACATCTCGCGCCTGAGCGCAATGGGTGAGATGTCGTCTGCACTCGCGCATGAGCTCAACCAACCGCTTGCCGCCATCAGCAACTACATGAAGGGGTCGCGACGCCTGCTCGCGGCGAGCGACGATCCGAACCGCGCCAAAATCGAGAACGCGATGGACCACGCCTCGGAGCAGGCGATCCGCGCCGGGCAGATCATCCGGCGCTTGCGCGATTTCGTCGCCCGCGGCGAATCGGAGAAACGTGTCGTCAGCCTCTCGAAGATGATCGAGGAAGCCGGCGCGCTCGGCCTCGCTGGCGCGCGTGAGCAGGACGTGCGGACCCGCTTCAGCCTCGACCCGCATCATGATCTGCTGCTGGTCGACCGCGTCCAGATCCAGCAGGTCCTGGTCAATTTGTTCCGCAACGCGCTGGAAGCCATGGCCCAGTCAGCGCGGCGCGAACTGATCGCCTCAAACCGGCCGGTCGACGACGAGATGGTTGAGGTCTCAGTGTTCGATACCGGTCACGGATTTCCTGACGACGTCGAGAAAAACCTGTTCCAGACCTTCTTTACGACCAAGGAAACCGGCATGGGAGTCGGCCTGTCGATCAGCCGCTCTATCATCGAGGCCCATGGCGGACGGATGTGGGCCGAGTCCAATCATGCAGGCGGCGCGACCTTCCGTTTCACGGGGCCGGCCGCCCGCAGCGAGAGTTTGACAGATGGCACGTAA
- a CDS encoding HPP family protein has product MYKFLEQIVADYMTREPRTVAHDITMRELGELFDKEDFNAYPVTDGGQVLGIVSKFDYLSCFVFTPARMIPRYRDLMQRKVADVMTSEFIYVVPETRLTRVLELMVNHRLRSMPVLEADQRLAGIISREDVMRALQSSTASEAAQP; this is encoded by the coding sequence TTGTACAAATTCCTCGAGCAAATCGTTGCCGACTACATGACGCGTGAGCCCAGGACGGTCGCGCACGACATCACGATGCGTGAGCTCGGCGAGCTCTTCGACAAGGAAGACTTCAACGCCTATCCCGTCACCGACGGCGGGCAGGTGCTCGGCATCGTCTCGAAATTCGACTACCTGTCCTGTTTTGTGTTCACGCCAGCGCGCATGATTCCGCGCTATCGCGATCTGATGCAGCGTAAGGTGGCTGACGTGATGACGTCGGAATTCATCTATGTTGTACCGGAGACCAGGTTGACGCGGGTGCTCGAACTGATGGTCAATCACCGCCTCCGCAGCATGCCAGTGCTTGAAGCGGACCAGCGGCTCGCCGGCATCATTTCCCGGGAGGATGTAATGCGTGCCCTGCAGAGTTCCACCGCGTCGGAAGCGGCACAACCCTGA